In Clostridia bacterium, the following proteins share a genomic window:
- a CDS encoding Rrf2 family transcriptional regulator codes for MISTKGRYALRVMLDLAEHADGPTPLKEIAERQEISKKYLEIIVRELVRAKLIRGSSGKGGGYTLCRAPEEYTAGEILALTEGTLAAVACLAEGAEKCPRAAKCRTLPMWTELDGLIHDYFYSKKLSDLMK; via the coding sequence ATGATCTCGACCAAAGGACGCTACGCCCTGCGCGTTATGCTCGATCTCGCGGAGCACGCGGACGGCCCGACTCCGCTGAAGGAGATCGCCGAGCGTCAGGAGATATCGAAAAAGTATCTGGAAATAATCGTGCGCGAGCTCGTCCGCGCGAAGCTGATACGCGGCTCCAGCGGCAAGGGCGGCGGCTATACGCTCTGCCGCGCGCCTGAGGAATACACCGCAGGCGAGATACTCGCGCTGACGGAGGGCACGCTCGCCGCCGTCGCCTGCCTCGCGGAGGGCGCGGAGAAATGTCCGCGCGCCGCGAAGTGCCGCACGCTCCCGATGTGGACCGAGCTGGACGGCCTGATTCACGACTACTTCTACTCCAAAAAGCTCAGCGACCTGATGAAATGA